The Lathyrus oleraceus cultivar Zhongwan6 chromosome 5, CAAS_Psat_ZW6_1.0, whole genome shotgun sequence genome includes the window CACTCTATCTATCGATAGGTCTCTTTTAATGATGTTTATGCTATCAATGTTGCTCTTAATCAAATAGTTGGATGAGGGAATAAAATTTGGTCTAATGTGACTTTCATGACAAAACCTTGGTAATTTTGAAAAAACTTCATAATAATTTTTCTACCGATGACAAACTTAGAAAGATTGACTTCACTATGGTGTCCTAATGCCGCTATTGCACAATACCTTTCAAGATACTCATCATATCTTTTTTGAGTTTTATTTTGCTTTGCAAATTTGGAATTGATTTTCATCTATTATTTATATGCTCTTGAACATCACTTCAATATACCATCTCTTTTCAATTATGAATGTAAATTTAATTCTATCAACAATTACTAACATTATTTGGTATATTTGATTTTATAGGAAGACGATGTAGTTTAAAAATGCCCATAGTAATCTGGCTATTGTGTTGAACAAAATCAAGTCAAATGTTTTCTTATCCACAAGTTTTTCTAAAGGACATATGCATTCTTGTGTTCAAGGCTTCAAAATCATCAAATTTTATCATGTTACTTGTCATACTCGAATTGCTCCAAAAATTACTTAAGTTAACTAGGTTGCCCCTCTTAAGTTTTGGTTTAAATGCTATTAGACGATAGACTTCAATCTAGaagagggggtgaatagatcacaaGTTAAAAAGTTTAGTAAAAAACTATTTTGAAAAGTTTATGGCAAGCGGAAGTAACCCAGATCgaatcgtctaaccgaaccttTATCGAAGCTCGTATATGAGTTAATGCTATCAATGTATGATAATGAATACAAATTAATCAAAGACTTTTAACCACTACCAATTGAATGCTATGCTACAAGGATAGTCTATTCCCAATAATAAATTACACAAAAATTCTATTGagacaaattatcgaacaccttgtgtgcaatcaATTGTGTTTGGAAACTTATATGGTTTTGTTGATCTTAAAATCCAATCACAATCTAAAAGATTGTGATCAACTCAATTATTTCAAAAGGTTTATCAAAAAATCCTATCCAAACGTATTGATCGCACGGTCGATGATTTCAACAATTTGcaagtgaaaaataaaagagagagagagagagagagtacacatGGATTTGTTTAGGTAGTTCCTCAATCGACTTTGCTATGGGTACATCTTCCCTCAATTTAAACTtgaattgagataatgaaattaactTTACTTTGCAAAAGTATGTATATAAGAGAGATGTAGCAATCCAACCCTACAAACCCTAAGTTTTATGTGATTCTGACAccttctcttcccttgatcaagtaacccaacaatGCCAATTTGATTCACCCTCTCACGCTACTTCTTTGCAAGAAACCCCTtattcttcaaagctttcactgGATCGAATCCAAACTGCAAATTGttgtaacccaagatttaccaatatgatccGTCGTCTCACGCTACTCTTTTGCAAAAACCTCTCGTTCATTAAAGTCTTCACTCGACCGGATCCAAATTgcgtaatcttgtccaaaaccttcaaatccaaAATTGATCTTGATGGAAAACTCACCTtagttttcttatttgaaactCTCAAAGATCTCAATCCAAATTATAATTCAATCAACCTAAATTGGAAGTTCTCAACCCTaattctagatggcacccaaacaaataatgattatgtgtagtttgtgtgtgtatgcataaaataaggttgaagatgatgagaactATTTGAAATCCCGGTTTCGTGTAGGTTTACTCTATAACCTTTctagaaatgatgcatgtataaagtatttatatgcatgcatgttctgaggcaaaaggaatgcaaaagatttaaacaagttatgaatttttggaAATATAAGTTGCATGTGTCAACCTATGTAAGTCACGTGCCGACCTGTTCAATGCATATGTCTACATGTATAGGTCATGCTTCGACATGTATAAGTCATATGTTGACCTATAGAGGCGACACATCAAACAGAGGTTACAGACTTTAAAAATGGAGTACATGAGCCGACCTGAATATCGGATGTGTCGACTTAtataggtcatgtgtcgacctatacaATCAGCACATGCTACAGGATTTAAAAATGACTTACATGTGTCGACCTGTAGCACGTGTGTGTCGACAGATAGACTGTTTTTCctataaaaaattatttttaatgCATGACACCTTTTCTAAATCCTTTGAAAATGTTTTTATacttcctaatgctaagatgcacattaagactcagaggataccgtccaatatGCATAAgcgctaaagtatcctagttttgaaATCATGTAAAACACATCTAACTGGAAATTTCACTCGCATACTCCTTTTTTTATGATGGAAAAACTTGAGACAATGTGTCGTGTGTCTTCATAAAGGCTGCCCCTGAATGTATGCATCTCAACTTCATATTGCAGatgcttctccccctttgacaacatcaaaaagagacaaagcAATCCATGAGAAGTATCTTATATCACACATATACAAATATAACACACATAGGCATTTGCAAAGATAAGATCATCAATAACACAACACTCACATAAAATGATGTACGTATTGAAAAAGAATgcctaaacataaataaaatCATTTAAAGCAACAATATAACATGGTTGCCATAACTTATGCCAAATACCATATACAATAAACATGAAAGATGAAGGATACAATGCAATCAAAAACTTCTGAGTTGCTATAAAAGCGACATGATTACGTGACATATATTTTTGGTACTCCTACTGCACACGCATGTGCTCTAGCAAAGTGATATATAGATTTACCACCACTCAAATCAAAATGTTGCACACACATGTGCTCTAGCAAAGTGATCTATAATTGATAAAGAAATGTCATAAAACGCTTGAAATTATTTACGTCCTCCACTTTAACTTTTGTCATTAAGAGTTCCCTATGATGGATTGCAAGTGCAAAAAATTATCTAGGTTCAAGATTTGTGTTTTTAAATATTCATTTAAGCAGAAAATCATTTATTTTTCTAACTTTTTTTAAAccttttttttgttttatattaGAAACAAATAACTACAAGATGAATCATTTGATCTTACCCAAATATCAAGGAGTCGAAGATCCAACATATGATCTTCAGGgataaattaatttttattttaatattctgTGTGAACAATGTAATATTTTGGGTAAATATTGTAGTATGTATATAaatcatttttatttattttctgtgTAAATAATGTAATGAATTTCAATTAAAGAAACAATATATGTTACCCCTCGATTTTATTGTAAACCGAGATATATGAGGCGCTAgttttataaataataaaaatgcagATGAAGAGGTTCAAAAACTCATGTGCAAATTAATTTATCCCTTGGTGTTTAAAGAACTAAGGTGACAAATCGTTACTTTTCATGACACCCTTCGTTACCTCGGTACTACAACCGAGATAAAATGCATTTCACATCCGATGTAAAAAAACACTTTTTATAGTAGTGAGTGTTTGTATTTAAAGAGATTTTAGACAGTGTCGGCCCTATTCATGTGCAGGGAGTGTTGTAGCACTGAGCCTCATAATTATAGGGACCCcatattttattattattattattattgaatatataaaaaaaattaaatattgGAAAATAAAACGTTTGGTATCAGAAAAACTTTTGATCTTCTCCCTCTTTCTCTTCTCAGATTCGTGAAATAAGGAAAAGGAAAACAATTTTTTTCTCTAAAAACCTTCTCTTCACCATTATAACAAAACTTTCGTTGCACCACTGTAACAAAACGTTGTATCATCGCCGCACATCAATCCTCTTCTCTATCAGGTTTGTTTCTTGAATCACTTTCTTTCCATCCATATAAAAAATTATTTACTTTTTTACTGTGATTTGATTTTGAAGGTAGAAAAAAGAGTAATTTTAATTGGAATAAATTGAATATTTAAATTGACTTTGAAGGTATTAAAAGAGAGTAATTATAAAAATCTCGATATGAAAAAAGTTGCTGAAAATGcagattttttttttatttggtACTGTGGTACAGTAACAGTAGTAGTGCTAATAGGATTTGTTGGATATTAATATTATTCTATTATTACTATTAATAAATTGGTGGAGGATCTTGTTAGAAAAAAAATGGTATGCACTGcaatattatttttaattgaatttgATTTGGCATTTTATGAGTAAATAAGTATGATTTGATTAGTAGTACCATTTTATGAATAAGTATGATTTGAATAGttatttttttcaaaaagaaaaagaaagtgATACAATATCAATATTTTATTTTATGGATGAACttatattatattaaatattattatattaatttaCTTTTTTTAACTAATTTTTAATTACTAATTTTCAAtgttttttttatgattaatgTATAATTTCCTTTATTTAAATGTaattgattttctatttttcttattaCTAATGTAATAATTTAATGTGTAGGGATACAATTTCACAACAGGATTATTAGTAGATCATCAACAGACATAAAAGAAATAGTGAGATATTCCAGGTTTTTTTTACTACGCCTCCTAAGAATAGGAAGTATGAATGTGAAAATGATAAGcgtaagaaaaagaaaaaaattgaagaGTTAATTCAATCTCAAGTAGGAGCTCTTGATAATTTTTTAACCAAAGAAccacaagtttcaaatgaaagtCATTATGTTGATAATATTGATGTTGAATTTCTTGATAATGTGCCcattgaaaatgataatcttgatagtgcgtcttttgaaaatgataattttGATACTGTGCCCATTAAAAATGATAATCTTGATAGTGTGCTCATTGTTGATGAAGTTAATAATGATGATGTTGATAATCTTGAAGAAattaataatgatgatgataatgttgaTTATGATATATTTGATCCAAGAAATTGGGATCGTCTTCAACCTACAATGGTTGATTTATTAGTTGCGAAAGGTCCTAAAAGAGATAATTCTATTGTGAAGGGTCCTAGAGATAGTTTGAATAGACGTTTTACG containing:
- the LOC127079046 gene encoding uncharacterized protein LOC127079046, which translates into the protein MNGRNWAALVVTLQNKGREMKRKYECENDKRKKKKKIEELIQSQVGALDNFLTKEPQVSNESHYVDNIDVEFLDNVPIENDNLDSASFENDNFDTVPIKNDNLDSVLIVDEVNNDDVDNLEEINNDDDNVDYDIFDPRNWDRLQPTMVDLLVAKGPKRDNSIVKGPRDSLNRRFTTNLGQLANEGYSD